One part of the Paenibacillus silvisoli genome encodes these proteins:
- a CDS encoding ABC transporter permease: MNRSKWRNVKNELLASKWGIAAIIVLFVLTLGAVLAFLSPQDPNQLNVLERLKKPSAAHWFGTDDFGRDYFTRALFGGRVSLMVGFASMVLATGIGVTVGVVSGYFGGKLDNALMRAVEVVMAIPSFLVMLLLCIFLKPNVGSIIIIISLLMWMNIARIIRAETMTVKEREFVLYAKASGQSSLGIIGRHILPNLMPVIIVGASNTIGSAIMMESSLSFLGFGVQPPNATWGSMLNNAQGYIAQAPYLALFPGLFILLTVLSFNVLGDILRVGFEPKLTKR; this comes from the coding sequence ATGAACCGCAGCAAATGGCGAAATGTAAAAAACGAGCTGCTCGCCAGCAAATGGGGCATCGCGGCCATCATCGTGCTGTTCGTGCTGACGCTCGGCGCCGTTCTGGCGTTTCTGTCGCCGCAGGACCCGAACCAATTGAACGTGCTGGAGCGGCTGAAGAAGCCGAGCGCGGCCCACTGGTTCGGCACGGACGACTTCGGCCGCGATTATTTTACGCGCGCGCTGTTCGGCGGCCGGGTCTCGCTTATGGTCGGCTTCGCCTCGATGGTGCTGGCGACGGGCATCGGCGTCACGGTCGGCGTGGTGAGCGGCTACTTCGGCGGCAAGCTGGACAATGCGCTCATGCGGGCGGTGGAGGTCGTTATGGCGATCCCGTCGTTCCTCGTGATGCTCCTGCTATGTATTTTTCTAAAACCTAACGTAGGCAGCATTATTATCATTATTTCTCTTCTGATGTGGATGAATATCGCCCGGATTATCCGGGCGGAAACGATGACGGTGAAGGAGCGGGAATTCGTCCTGTACGCCAAAGCGTCCGGACAGAGCTCGCTCGGCATCATCGGGCGGCATATTTTGCCGAACCTGATGCCGGTCATTATCGTCGGCGCGTCGAACACGATCGGCTCCGCGATCATGATGGAGTCGTCGCTCAGCTTTCTCGGCTTCGGGGTGCAGCCGCCGAACGCGACGTGGGGCAGCATGCTCAACAACGCGCAGGGCTACATCGCGCAGGCGCCTTACTTGGCCTTGTTCCCCGGCTTATTCATACTATTGACGGTGCTCAGCTTCAACGTGCTGGGCGATATTCTGCGCGTCGGGTTCGAACCGAAGCTGACGAAGCGCTAA
- a CDS encoding ABC transporter ATP-binding protein, with protein sequence MGMTTERLLSAKDLKVSFYTRDGENQAVRGVSFHIDAGETVGIVGESGSGKSVTAKALMGLIPPPGKVHQGEITFDGQSLSGLSEKEWRRLRGNRIAMVFQDPMTALNPVQRIGKQMAEVITRHRGLKPKEALAEAIEMLRQVGITEPERRVRQYPHEFSGGMRQRVMIAMALSCQPELLIADEPTTALDVTIQAQILDLLKGLKERSRTAIALITHDLGVVAQVCSRVVVMYGGMVMEEGPVEEIFYRPRHPYTQGLLRSLPKRDNGFKERLVPIEGTPPNLLDPPPGCPFMARCPHAMDKCAGLPPVTEVSPGHRSLCWLTAEEEGGKR encoded by the coding sequence ATGGGCATGACAACAGAACGGCTGCTGTCCGCCAAGGATCTTAAAGTATCTTTCTATACGCGGGACGGGGAAAATCAAGCCGTCCGCGGCGTAAGCTTTCATATCGATGCCGGCGAAACGGTCGGCATCGTCGGCGAGTCCGGCAGCGGCAAGAGCGTAACGGCCAAGGCGCTGATGGGGCTCATTCCCCCGCCGGGCAAGGTGCACCAAGGGGAGATTACGTTCGACGGGCAATCGCTGAGCGGCCTGTCGGAGAAGGAATGGCGGCGGCTGCGGGGCAACCGCATCGCGATGGTGTTCCAGGATCCGATGACGGCGCTCAACCCCGTCCAGCGGATCGGCAAGCAGATGGCGGAGGTTATTACGCGCCATCGCGGCTTGAAGCCGAAGGAGGCGCTGGCCGAGGCGATCGAGATGCTGCGCCAGGTCGGCATCACTGAACCGGAGCGGCGCGTGCGGCAATATCCGCATGAGTTCAGCGGCGGCATGCGCCAGCGGGTTATGATCGCGATGGCGCTCTCGTGCCAGCCGGAGCTGCTCATTGCCGACGAGCCGACGACGGCGCTCGACGTGACGATCCAGGCGCAAATTCTCGACCTGCTGAAGGGGCTGAAGGAGCGCTCCCGCACGGCGATTGCGCTCATCACGCACGATCTCGGCGTGGTGGCGCAGGTGTGCAGCCGCGTCGTCGTCATGTACGGCGGCATGGTCATGGAGGAAGGGCCGGTGGAGGAGATTTTCTACCGGCCGCGGCATCCGTACACGCAAGGGCTGCTGCGCTCGCTGCCGAAACGGGACAACGGGTTCAAGGAGCGGCTCGTGCCGATTGAAGGCACGCCGCCGAATTTGCTCGACCCGCCGCCGGGCTGTCCGTTCATGGCGCGCTGTCCGCACGCGATGGACAAGTGCGCCGGGCTGCCGCCGGTCACGGAGGTATCGCCGGGCCACCGGTCTCTGTGCTGGCTGACGGCGGAAGAGGAGGGCGGCAAGCGATGA
- a CDS encoding ABC transporter ATP-binding protein: MSEQVNASASAKQENLLVEVRGLKKHFTKSTDMWGRPTQVLKAVDGVSFGIKRGETFGLVGESGSGKSTVGRCLLRLYDYTAGDVRFDGHDLSKLGERQLKPFRRRIQSIFQDPYSSLNPGMNVLELIGEPMDIHGLHRGADERKEVVAGLLERVGLNREHLLRFPHEFSGGQRQRISIARALSVRPDFVVCDEPISALDVSVQAQVINMLEDLQREFGLTYLFIAHDLSMVRHISDRIGVMYGGRLVEVAPSAELYDNPLHPYTKALLSSIPVPDPRAVSERVIWTKEEGAAVPELREVSPGHFAALD; encoded by the coding sequence ATGAGCGAGCAAGTGAATGCAAGTGCGAGTGCGAAGCAAGAGAATTTGCTCGTTGAGGTGCGCGGGCTGAAGAAGCATTTTACGAAGAGCACCGATATGTGGGGCCGGCCGACGCAGGTGCTGAAGGCGGTCGACGGCGTCAGCTTCGGCATCAAGCGCGGCGAAACGTTCGGCTTGGTCGGCGAGTCCGGCAGCGGCAAGTCCACGGTAGGACGCTGCTTGCTGCGGCTCTACGATTACACGGCCGGAGACGTGCGGTTTGACGGCCATGACCTGTCGAAGCTGGGCGAGCGGCAGCTGAAGCCGTTCCGCCGGCGCATCCAGTCGATTTTCCAGGATCCGTATTCGTCCCTGAATCCGGGGATGAACGTACTGGAGCTGATCGGGGAGCCGATGGATATCCACGGGCTGCATCGGGGCGCGGACGAGCGCAAGGAAGTCGTCGCGGGGCTGCTGGAACGAGTCGGCCTGAATCGGGAGCATCTGCTTCGCTTTCCGCACGAATTCAGCGGCGGGCAGCGCCAGCGGATCTCGATCGCGCGGGCATTGTCCGTGCGGCCGGACTTCGTCGTCTGCGACGAGCCGATCTCGGCGCTCGACGTTTCGGTGCAGGCGCAGGTCATCAATATGCTGGAGGATTTGCAGCGGGAATTCGGGCTGACGTATTTGTTCATCGCCCATGACTTATCGATGGTGCGGCATATTTCCGACCGGATCGGCGTCATGTACGGCGGCCGTCTCGTGGAGGTGGCGCCAAGCGCGGAGCTGTACGACAATCCGCTGCATCCGTATACGAAGGCGCTGCTTTCTTCCATTCCGGTACCGGACCCGCGCGCCGTCAGCGAACGGGTGATCTGGACGAAGGAAGAAGGCGCGGCGGTTCCGGAGCTTCGCGAAGTGAGCCCGGGGCATTTTGCGGCATTGGATTAA
- a CDS encoding AraC family transcriptional regulator, with amino-acid sequence MYEAHFLAWPDFDRFPVYPVGIGHIYDEPNHFVNGMRYGEGQYNIHFVVKGTGWLRTKAGSIELKPGMGFLYAEDQYQHFGADPDDPWEVWWIYVRGEGMNDLIGDKRVGDVWAFAYSRAERLHALLQELWQAAALNDMAEVPRHAALLYEIVLELILGSTDLDAPSEPGLVQAIKRAADFMRMHCAKDLPLQKLADQCGVSPAYFSRTFHAQMGMPPLAYLNRQRIELSKQMLITTTKPVKQIALEVGFSKPSYFIERFRLAEGVTPALFRDRYMRPEEDASQQQQQQ; translated from the coding sequence ATGTACGAGGCGCACTTTCTGGCGTGGCCGGATTTCGACCGATTTCCGGTCTACCCGGTCGGGATCGGCCATATTTACGATGAACCGAATCATTTCGTAAATGGGATGAGATATGGGGAAGGCCAATACAACATTCATTTTGTCGTGAAGGGAACGGGCTGGCTGCGGACGAAAGCCGGCTCGATCGAGCTGAAGCCGGGGATGGGCTTCCTGTATGCCGAGGATCAATATCAGCATTTCGGCGCGGACCCGGATGATCCGTGGGAGGTGTGGTGGATCTATGTGCGCGGGGAAGGGATGAACGACCTGATCGGCGACAAAAGGGTCGGCGACGTATGGGCGTTCGCCTATTCGCGCGCCGAGCGGCTGCATGCGCTCCTTCAGGAGCTTTGGCAGGCGGCGGCGCTGAACGACATGGCGGAAGTGCCCCGTCATGCCGCGCTGCTCTACGAGATCGTGCTGGAGCTCATTCTGGGCAGCACCGATCTCGATGCGCCAAGCGAGCCCGGGCTGGTGCAGGCGATCAAGCGCGCAGCCGATTTCATGCGGATGCACTGCGCCAAAGATCTGCCGCTGCAGAAGCTGGCGGATCAATGCGGCGTGAGCCCGGCCTACTTCAGCCGCACCTTTCACGCGCAGATGGGGATGCCCCCGCTCGCTTACCTTAATCGGCAGCGGATCGAGCTGTCGAAGCAGATGCTCATTACGACGACGAAGCCGGTGAAGCAGATCGCGCTCGAGGTCGGCTTCTCGAAGCCGAGCTATTTTATCGAGCGGTTCCGCTTGGCCGAGGGCGTGACGCCCGCGTTGTTCCGCGACCGGTATATGAGACCGGAAGAGGACGCCTCGCAGCAGCAGCAGCAGCAGTAG
- a CDS encoding aldo/keto reductase, protein MEYTTFGRTGLRVSKLGLGGAPIGGDFKDVDEKEIERVIHEALDSGVNFIDTAPLYGRGLSEERFGRALLGGRREKVVLATKAARFDQDYDYDGIIRSVEGSLKRLQTDHIDLLQLHDVEKKPYDVIMNEAVPALQKLREDGKIRFLGVTGRDLDLLKRYMETDVFDSVQFYARYMLLDYSAAKEIIPLAKEKNIAVINGSVLGMGLLADAPAQFLDEEIRAEAAKRMEKLAFLRRTEPKGLIEPGMRFSLQNPDIHVTLTGTASSRSLRANISYCDGQGLSPEDHSKVLSLFGDYPSLFA, encoded by the coding sequence ATGGAATATACGACATTCGGTCGAACGGGGCTTCGCGTTTCGAAGCTTGGGCTGGGCGGCGCGCCAATCGGCGGCGATTTCAAGGACGTAGACGAAAAGGAGATTGAACGGGTCATTCACGAGGCGCTTGATTCGGGCGTCAATTTCATCGATACGGCGCCTCTCTACGGCAGAGGCTTGTCGGAGGAACGGTTCGGCCGGGCGCTGCTCGGCGGCAGACGCGAGAAGGTCGTGCTGGCCACGAAGGCGGCGCGCTTCGATCAGGACTATGATTACGACGGCATCATTCGTTCCGTTGAAGGAAGCTTAAAGCGGTTACAGACGGACCATATCGACCTGCTTCAGCTGCACGACGTGGAGAAGAAGCCGTACGACGTCATTATGAACGAAGCGGTTCCGGCACTGCAGAAGCTGCGCGAGGACGGCAAAATCCGCTTCCTCGGCGTAACGGGCCGCGACCTCGATTTGCTGAAAAGGTATATGGAAACGGATGTGTTCGATTCCGTCCAATTTTACGCGCGATACATGCTGCTCGATTATTCGGCTGCCAAAGAGATTATTCCGCTGGCCAAAGAGAAGAACATCGCCGTCATTAACGGCAGCGTGCTCGGCATGGGTCTGCTGGCCGACGCGCCGGCGCAGTTCCTCGACGAAGAGATTAGAGCCGAGGCTGCCAAACGGATGGAGAAGCTGGCTTTCCTGCGGCGCACGGAACCGAAGGGGCTCATTGAGCCGGGCATGCGCTTCAGCCTGCAAAACCCGGACATTCATGTGACGCTGACGGGTACGGCATCCAGCCGTTCGCTGCGCGCGAACATCTCCTATTGCGACGGCCAAGGCCTCTCGCCCGAGGATCATAGCAAAGTGCTGAGCTTGTTCGGAGACTATCCGTCCTTATTCGCTTAA
- a CDS encoding RraA family protein — translation MAYIVKNVHDVSDDLLEELKLVSVSTASHTLVEMGYRNAYMQGIMPLAFPEGQQSAVGRAITLRFVPLREDLVKQQYDTLTESPHREALESIKKNDVLVIDTGSHMETGVIGDIFTRRLRYLGGQAIIVDGCVRDLQRIKAVDFPVLARGVHGGAIPRSLMSVGLNEPIRCGGVTVIPGDIILADRDGAVAIPPQCVEEIVKIARAHDELEERWIKMKLDEGASLHTHYPPNAEAKLEFEQWKKENGYA, via the coding sequence ATGGCTTATATCGTAAAAAACGTGCACGACGTCAGCGATGATTTACTGGAGGAGCTGAAGCTCGTCAGCGTCAGCACCGCTTCCCATACGCTCGTGGAGATGGGCTACCGGAACGCGTACATGCAGGGCATCATGCCGCTCGCGTTCCCGGAAGGCCAGCAAAGCGCGGTCGGCCGCGCCATTACGCTGCGGTTCGTACCGCTTCGCGAGGATCTCGTGAAGCAGCAGTACGATACGCTGACGGAATCGCCGCACCGCGAAGCGTTGGAGTCGATCAAGAAGAACGACGTGCTCGTCATCGACACAGGCAGCCATATGGAAACGGGCGTAATCGGGGATATTTTCACGCGCCGTCTGCGTTACCTAGGCGGTCAAGCGATCATCGTGGACGGCTGCGTCCGCGATTTGCAGCGGATCAAGGCGGTTGATTTTCCGGTGCTGGCCAGAGGCGTTCACGGCGGCGCGATTCCCCGTTCTCTCATGTCCGTCGGCTTGAATGAACCGATCCGCTGCGGTGGCGTCACCGTCATTCCTGGCGATATCATATTGGCGGATCGCGACGGCGCGGTCGCTATTCCGCCGCAGTGCGTGGAAGAGATCGTGAAGATCGCAAGAGCCCATGACGAGCTGGAGGAGCGCTGGATCAAAATGAAGCTGGACGAAGGCGCGTCCCTACATACGCACTACCCGCCGAATGCCGAAGCGAAGCTGGAGTTCGAGCAGTGGAAGAAGGAGAATGGCTATGCGTAA
- a CDS encoding MDR family MFS transporter, with product MRIRDWDSNLKIRLGGEAAFNVIFWTFFPFLSIYFTRAFGKGWTGILLVLSQLLSVFASLLGGYCADRFGRKRMMVVAAWGQALGYGLFAVSASPWLQMPALGFISFTLASFFGSLYWPASQAMVADVVDEKHQASVFAIFYTAANMAVVVGPLLGSLLYEDNPYSVLVTAAVICMLLAIFMNVRLQETLPEQVAERKRSTAGESWYRSIGTQLRDYKIIATDRVFLLFVVAGVMLSQTFMQLDLLFPVFLKETVELSTIFSFGDWSLQVTGQQLFGLIVSENGLFVALFTVLVTKWIAGFRDKTIFFGASLLYAVGIQMFGLMSGFWGFTLAIAVFTLAELMSAGPQQAFVARLAPDEMRGQYFAAASLRYTLGRTLAPLSIPLTGWIGFSWTFTLLAVLAVLSVFIYNSMFNQFERQSAVTEKKPQPAA from the coding sequence ATGAGAATTAGAGATTGGGATTCAAACTTAAAAATCCGCCTCGGCGGAGAAGCGGCATTCAACGTTATTTTCTGGACCTTCTTTCCGTTCCTGTCCATCTATTTCACGCGCGCGTTCGGCAAAGGCTGGACGGGCATCCTGCTCGTCCTGTCGCAGCTGCTCTCCGTATTCGCCAGCCTGCTCGGCGGCTACTGCGCGGACCGGTTCGGCCGCAAACGGATGATGGTCGTCGCCGCATGGGGACAGGCGCTCGGCTACGGATTGTTCGCCGTTTCGGCTTCGCCTTGGCTGCAAATGCCCGCGCTCGGCTTTATCAGCTTCACGCTGGCAAGCTTCTTCGGCTCGCTCTACTGGCCGGCCAGCCAGGCGATGGTTGCCGACGTCGTGGACGAAAAGCATCAAGCGAGCGTCTTCGCCATTTTCTATACCGCGGCCAATATGGCGGTCGTCGTCGGTCCGCTGCTCGGCTCGCTGCTCTATGAAGATAATCCGTACAGCGTACTGGTTACCGCGGCGGTCATATGCATGCTGCTCGCGATCTTCATGAACGTTCGCTTGCAGGAAACGCTGCCTGAGCAGGTCGCCGAGCGCAAGCGTTCTACCGCTGGCGAGTCGTGGTACCGGTCCATCGGGACGCAGCTGCGGGATTACAAAATCATCGCGACCGACCGCGTCTTCCTGCTCTTCGTCGTAGCAGGCGTGATGCTCTCGCAAACCTTCATGCAACTGGACCTGCTCTTCCCGGTTTTCTTGAAGGAAACGGTCGAGCTGTCGACCATCTTCTCGTTCGGCGATTGGAGCCTGCAGGTCACCGGGCAGCAGCTGTTCGGCTTGATCGTGTCGGAGAACGGACTGTTCGTCGCGCTCTTCACCGTGCTGGTCACCAAGTGGATTGCCGGCTTCCGCGACAAAACTATTTTCTTCGGAGCTTCGCTGCTCTATGCGGTTGGCATCCAAATGTTCGGCTTGATGTCCGGCTTCTGGGGCTTCACGCTCGCCATCGCCGTTTTCACCTTGGCCGAGCTGATGTCGGCGGGGCCGCAGCAGGCCTTCGTCGCGAGACTTGCGCCAGACGAGATGCGCGGGCAATATTTTGCCGCCGCGAGCTTGCGCTACACGCTCGGCCGCACGCTGGCGCCGCTGTCGATTCCGTTGACGGGCTGGATCGGCTTCTCTTGGACCTTCACCCTGCTGGCGGTGCTGGCCGTCCTCTCTGTATTCATCTACAATAGCATGTTCAACCAGTTTGAACGGCAATCGGCCGTTACCGAAAAAAAACCACAGCCTGCTGCATAG
- a CDS encoding helix-turn-helix transcriptional regulator — protein sequence MSGDTSYTTEEIAKLLKISKLTVYDLIKKGELPSYRVGKQIRVDASDIEAYKLRAKGTKAPAAVPGGFTAAAPAAAAQGTAPSSSIVITGHDISLDVLSKHIEKQVPGVRPLRSFVGSMDSLISMYRGESDIVSTHLLDGDTGTYNLPYIRKLLVGKPLIVVHLLARTAGFYVREGNPLQLQSWADLGKPELKLVNREPGSGARVLLDEQLRLNRIPAQEIAGYEDKESSHLAVAGKIAAGEADVGIGIEKAASIVGGVDFVPLIQERYDLVMLKRPEHARWIEAVLHILQSETFRSELRSIRGYDLTDTGKILLDT from the coding sequence ATGTCAGGCGATACGTCTTATACGACCGAAGAAATAGCGAAGCTGCTCAAAATATCCAAGCTGACCGTCTACGATTTGATCAAAAAGGGCGAGCTGCCCTCGTACCGGGTCGGCAAGCAAATCCGCGTCGATGCATCCGACATCGAGGCATATAAGCTGCGAGCCAAGGGTACCAAGGCCCCTGCTGCTGTACCGGGCGGCTTTACGGCTGCGGCGCCAGCTGCGGCAGCGCAAGGCACCGCCCCATCGAGCTCGATCGTCATTACCGGGCACGACATCAGCCTCGATGTGCTGAGCAAGCATATCGAGAAGCAGGTGCCGGGCGTACGGCCGCTCCGGTCGTTCGTGGGCAGCATGGACAGCTTGATTTCCATGTACAGGGGCGAATCCGACATCGTCAGCACCCATCTGCTCGACGGCGATACCGGAACGTACAATTTGCCGTATATCCGCAAGCTGCTGGTCGGAAAGCCGCTCATCGTCGTCCATCTGCTGGCGCGTACGGCCGGCTTCTATGTGCGAGAGGGCAATCCGCTGCAGCTTCAGAGCTGGGCGGATCTTGGCAAGCCGGAGCTGAAGCTGGTCAACCGGGAGCCGGGATCAGGCGCGCGCGTGCTGCTGGACGAGCAGCTAAGGCTAAACCGCATACCGGCGCAGGAGATTGCGGGTTACGAGGATAAGGAGAGCAGCCACCTGGCCGTTGCCGGTAAGATCGCCGCGGGAGAGGCGGATGTCGGCATCGGCATCGAGAAGGCGGCCAGCATCGTGGGCGGCGTCGACTTTGTGCCGCTCATTCAGGAGCGCTACGATCTCGTCATGCTGAAACGGCCGGAGCATGCGCGGTGGATCGAAGCCGTGCTTCATATTTTGCAATCCGAGACGTTCCGGAGCGAGCTGCGCAGCATTCGCGGCTATGATTTGACGGATACGGGAAAAATTTTGCTAGACACGTAA
- the modB gene encoding molybdate ABC transporter permease subunit, whose amino-acid sequence MDWPTFFEPIALSIQVSLIASVAVLLSASLIAWRMSKSRFPGKSILDAVLMLPLVLPPTVIGFVLLVAFGRRSWLGKFYEWLFGGPIIFTWEAAVIAASVVAFPLAYRTMKAGFEGIDASLENSARVYGASEWQVFRYITFPLAFRSVTTGYILGFARGLGEFGATLMIAGNIPGRTQTIPTAIYVAMDGGSMRMAWLWAGSMMVLSFMMLLVVNRLTRETD is encoded by the coding sequence GTGGATTGGCCAACCTTTTTTGAACCTATTGCGCTATCGATTCAAGTCTCGCTAATAGCCAGCGTTGCGGTGCTGCTGTCCGCAAGCCTCATCGCATGGCGGATGTCCAAATCCCGCTTCCCCGGCAAAAGCATCCTCGACGCGGTGCTGATGCTTCCGCTCGTGCTGCCGCCGACGGTCATCGGCTTCGTCCTGCTCGTCGCGTTCGGACGCAGAAGCTGGCTAGGCAAGTTCTATGAATGGCTGTTCGGCGGACCGATTATTTTTACATGGGAGGCTGCGGTTATCGCAGCTTCGGTGGTAGCGTTTCCGCTCGCTTATCGTACAATGAAAGCCGGCTTCGAGGGAATAGACGCGTCGCTGGAAAATTCGGCAAGGGTGTACGGCGCGTCGGAGTGGCAGGTGTTCAGGTACATTACGTTCCCGCTGGCCTTCCGCTCGGTGACGACCGGCTATATTCTCGGCTTCGCGCGCGGCCTCGGCGAATTCGGCGCCACGCTCATGATCGCCGGCAATATTCCGGGACGAACGCAGACGATCCCAACCGCCATTTACGTCGCCATGGACGGAGGCAGCATGCGCATGGCATGGCTGTGGGCCGGCTCGATGATGGTGCTTTCCTTTATGATGCTGCTGGTTGTGAACCGGCTTACGCGGGAAACGGATTAA
- the modA gene encoding molybdate ABC transporter substrate-binding protein, translating to MKQKGKWLLSLALPAALLAVSAQPAAAASKKTELLVSAAASLKDSLAEIEKGYEASHPTIDLVFNLGSSGTLQKQIEQGAPADLFLSAGQKQMDALVDGKLIDRSALLLKNELVLVVPKNSKKAFNTVKQLGDTDIENIAIGQPESVPAGQYAKETLETRKVWDSLQDKLVYAKDVRQVLTYVETGNVDAGFVYKTDALSSKKVQIALKIIPGVHKPILYPAGIVKETKHPKEAAAFYSYLQGKEADAIFVKYGFKLP from the coding sequence ATGAAACAAAAAGGAAAATGGCTGCTAAGCCTTGCCCTTCCGGCAGCTTTGCTCGCCGTCTCGGCTCAGCCGGCAGCAGCGGCTTCGAAGAAAACGGAGCTGCTCGTCTCCGCCGCGGCCAGCTTAAAGGATAGTCTCGCCGAGATCGAGAAAGGCTATGAAGCAAGCCATCCGACAATCGACCTCGTATTCAACCTCGGCTCGTCCGGCACGCTGCAGAAGCAGATCGAGCAAGGCGCTCCGGCCGACTTGTTCCTCTCCGCCGGTCAGAAGCAAATGGATGCGCTGGTCGACGGAAAGCTGATCGATCGCAGTGCGCTGCTGTTGAAGAACGAGCTGGTGCTCGTCGTGCCGAAGAACAGCAAGAAAGCTTTTAACACGGTTAAGCAATTGGGCGATACAGATATCGAGAACATTGCGATCGGGCAGCCGGAGTCGGTTCCTGCCGGCCAATACGCGAAGGAAACGCTGGAAACCCGCAAGGTATGGGATTCTCTCCAAGACAAGCTTGTCTATGCGAAGGACGTTCGCCAAGTGCTCACTTACGTCGAGACGGGCAACGTTGACGCCGGTTTCGTTTACAAGACCGATGCGCTGTCCTCCAAAAAAGTTCAAATCGCGCTTAAAATTATTCCGGGCGTTCATAAGCCGATTCTATATCCGGCCGGTATCGTAAAAGAAACGAAGCATCCGAAGGAAGCAGCCGCGTTCTACTCGTATTTGCAAGGCAAAGAAGCGGATGCGATATTCGTCAAATACGGCTTTAAGCTTCCATAA
- a CDS encoding polysaccharide deacetylase family protein, with protein MTKRKLFTIIAGLLFGILSMTITVNQLLTYKVAASAFASVNNADAEVEIPVLCYHSITDTKTGEYIVSPAHFEEQMAWLYKHGYRSINMQQFDALMKGEMPSDGHNVLITFDDGYKDNYTNAYPVLRKYGYTAVEFLVTNWVSAPGYINWSEADELSQSGWDLMSHTRTHPYLPLHTTKGQIDEIAGSKDALEKHLSKQVTAIAYPYGLRSFETVRIVKDNGYAYAFTFDDGMTTSNQDPYLLKRLFISGGMDRAAFAAKLGYGG; from the coding sequence GTGACGAAAAGAAAGCTGTTTACCATTATCGCCGGCCTGCTGTTCGGCATCCTATCGATGACCATAACGGTCAATCAGCTGCTGACCTATAAAGTGGCGGCATCGGCATTCGCCTCGGTGAACAATGCTGATGCGGAAGTGGAAATCCCGGTTTTATGCTATCATTCCATAACGGATACGAAGACAGGCGAATACATTGTGAGTCCGGCTCACTTCGAAGAGCAGATGGCGTGGCTGTACAAGCATGGCTATCGCAGCATCAATATGCAGCAGTTCGATGCGTTGATGAAAGGCGAGATGCCGAGTGACGGGCATAACGTCCTGATCACGTTCGACGACGGCTACAAGGACAACTATACGAATGCATATCCGGTGCTGCGCAAGTACGGCTATACCGCGGTCGAGTTTTTGGTGACCAATTGGGTGAGCGCGCCGGGCTACATCAATTGGAGCGAAGCGGACGAGCTGAGCCAAAGCGGATGGGATCTCATGTCGCATACGCGCACGCATCCGTACTTGCCGCTGCATACGACGAAGGGGCAGATCGATGAAATTGCCGGCTCCAAGGACGCGCTGGAGAAGCATCTGTCAAAGCAGGTTACGGCGATCGCCTATCCGTACGGGCTGCGCAGCTTCGAGACGGTTCGCATCGTCAAAGACAACGGCTACGCCTATGCGTTTACGTTCGATGACGGGATGACGACCTCGAATCAGGATCCGTACTTGCTGAAACGGCTGTTCATTTCCGGCGGGATGGATAGGGCTGCCTTCGCAGCGAAGCTGGGGTATGGCGGTTAA
- a CDS encoding GbsR/MarR family transcriptional regulator, producing the protein MKKATSGKMKAPLSPREQHRATVIDAIAQTMDLYGVNYTFGQLYGVMMFEDRPMTLDEMQASMEMSKSNMSYAVRALIDSKMVSKLEEKAERKDLYEAETNFFKAFQLFFATKLQREIDVMRGAVEEVMPQLQETILALETPEEERKMCLKDLHQLKHAISYYEWLQQFVNRLESGQFFEGQQLDVEQATE; encoded by the coding sequence GTGAAGAAAGCAACTTCGGGCAAAATGAAAGCACCGTTGTCGCCGCGCGAGCAGCACCGCGCAACGGTGATCGACGCGATCGCGCAAACGATGGATTTATACGGGGTCAATTATACCTTCGGGCAGCTGTACGGCGTTATGATGTTCGAGGATCGGCCGATGACGCTGGACGAGATGCAGGCGAGCATGGAGATGAGCAAAAGCAATATGAGCTATGCCGTGCGCGCGCTGATCGATTCGAAGATGGTGTCCAAGCTCGAAGAGAAGGCCGAACGCAAAGATCTGTACGAAGCCGAAACGAACTTCTTCAAAGCGTTCCAGCTCTTCTTCGCCACGAAGCTGCAGCGGGAGATCGATGTAATGCGCGGCGCCGTCGAAGAGGTGATGCCGCAGCTGCAGGAAACGATTCTCGCGCTGGAAACCCCGGAAGAGGAACGGAAGATGTGCCTGAAGGATCTGCATCAACTCAAGCACGCCATAAGCTATTACGAATGGCTGCAGCAGTTCGTAAACCGGCTGGAGAGCGGACAGTTCTTCGAAGGGCAGCAGCTCGACGTGGAGCAGGCAACGGAATAA